A stretch of DNA from Acidimicrobiales bacterium:
GGCTCCGCTCAGTAGCGTCTGATCCGTGCGGTCCCTCATTCGAACGACGCTTGAGGCAACGACGCTCGCAATGACGTCTCTCCTGGCAATCTCGCTGTTCCTGCCCTGGATAGACCAGAGCATCGAATTTGGTGGCGGTGTTTCGGCGTTCCAGCGGGGGGATGTCCTCGTCAAAGTCGCCACGCTGATGGCGCTCCTCGTTGCACTCGCTCTCATCGTCCTGATCGCGATTGGGCACTTCGAGACCCATCGGCCTGATTCCGCTGTCGCTGTTCCCAGCCTCTTGATGACGGCTGTCGATCTTGCGCTCGCGCTGATTGTCTACGTCTCTCTTTCGCCCACGCAGTTCACACATCGAGGAGCTGGCGCCTATCTCGGTGTTGTGGGGGCCGCCATCGCATTTGTCGCGGCCATCACCCTTTGTGCAGCTGAAGGTGCGTCGCTGAGAGGCCGGAACAGTCCCACCTCGTGACTCACCGGGTGCCCCTGATCAGTGACGTGGCGCACCGAGCGGCGCCCATGGGACGGTCAAAGATCGCTTCTAGCCCTCGGCTAGGGGCAGGCGAGAGCTTTAGCCCCGAGGCCACTGTGTTCGACGGGCCAGGACCTCGACGACGCGCCCCACCTCACCTCAAACCTCGCAATGCCCCGCCACTAAGTTCGGACAGCAGGGTCGTCGAGATGGTGTCGACGGTGTGCAGGAGCGGCAATGGCCAAGCTGATCTACGTGTCGAACGTGTCCCTCGACGGCTACACCGAGGACGAACGCGGCGCCATCGACTGGGCTGCGCCGGACGACGACGTATTCGTGTTCATCACTGACCTCCTGCGGTCCGTGGGCACGCACCTCTACGGGCGGCGCTTGTACGACACGATGGCCGTATGGGAAACCGACGCTGCCCTGGCTGCACAGTCGGAGCTCTCGAGCGACTTCGCGAACGTCTGGAAATCGGCGGACAAGGTCGTCTACTCCACAACCCTGGCCGCCGTGCCAACCGCCAACACCCGTCTCGAGCGCCACTTCGATCCCGGCGCGGTACGCGACCTGAAGGCCGCGGCCGCCCGCGATCTCATCGTGGGAGGTCCGAACCTCGCTTCACAGGCTTTCAAGGCTGGGCTGGTCGACGAGTGCCACCTGTTCATCAGGCCGGTCGTCCTCGGTGGGCGCAAGCCGGCACTGCCGACCGGCACGCGCTCTCAGCTCGAGTTGCTCGACGAGCGCCGATTCAGCAGCGGCGTCGTTCAGCTTCGCTACCGCCCTCTGTAGGAAGCCACGTCCGCTTCGTCAGCACGATGCCGTGGACGGAATGTCCCAGCGGCACCGCCGCCGCGTCCCCGATCGCCGGCTGGCGGCTCAGGCCTGTGGTGCGGGGCCAAGTTGCTACCGTCCGCGGCAATGAACGGCGTTGACGACCTACAACTCGCGTTCGAAGCATCGGACGAGGCAGCGAAACTCGCGCTCTCGCATTTCGAGGCTGGCGTGTCAACAACGCTGAAGGCCGACGGCACCCCGGTGACCGAGGCCGACCGGGCCGTCGAGCGCTTGCTTCGGGAGAAGTTGTCTGAGGCGCGGCCCGACGACGCATTGCTCGGTGAGGAACTCGGTCAGCTGGGTTCGTCTGAACGGGTCTGGATCCTCGACCCGATCGATGGCACTCGGTTCTTCAGTCGGGGTGATCCAAACTGGCGAATCCACATTGCGCTGCTGGTCCGAGGCTCTACGGAGGTCGCGCCTGTGACCTCTCCGGCGCTCGGGCGCTGCTGGTGGGCCAGCCGAGATGGAGGCGCATTCGAGTCGTCCTGGCCTCGTGAGGAGAGCGAGATGCGGCGCCTCGAGGTCAGCACGACGTCGAACTTCGCTGATGCCGCGTTGACGCCCCGGACGACGCGTCCAGAGCTCGCCTCCCACCGAGTGCTGTTCGCGCGGCGGTAAGCCCACTTCCACTCGTTGAGCTGGTGCGTGGCGAGATCGATGCCTTCCTGGCCGAGGGCTTTTACATCTGGGATCACGCGCCGTGGGTGCTCCTCGTCGAGGAGGCCGGAGGCCGCTTCACCGATCGAAGCGGTGGATCCGCAAGTGATCAGGGCGGTGGTCTGTACTCGAACGCCGTATTGCACAGCCAGCTCTTGGATTGGCTCCATTACCCGGCGCGTCCGTGAACGCTGGGACCCTGCGCATCTCCTCACTAAAGGTGCGCGATCGATGCTCGTCCCGGAGCTTGATGTCACCTCGCTCGTCACATCCTTGCGTTTCTACCTGGAAGTGCTCGAGTTCCGAATGCTGCTCGACCGTCCCGAGGAGCGTTTCGCGTATCTCGAGCGCGATGGCGCGGAGCTGATGATTCAGGAGGCGGCCGGTCCCGGGCGGCGCTTTCACACCGCGCCGCTCGATCTTCCGTTTGGTCGCGGCGTGAACGTCCAGCTCCTGGTCGCGGACGTCGATGACGTTTATGCCCGAGCAGTCGCGGCGGACGTGAACGTCGTCGTGCCGATCGAGGAACGCTGGTACCGGGTTGATGTCGCCGAGACCGGCGGGCGGCGGCAGGTAAAGGGACCAATCGAGGCCGGCAACCGTCAGTTCGTGCTCGCTGATCCTGACGGCTATCTCTGGCGCCCGTTCAGTGATCTCGGCACGCGACCGATCACGAACTAGGCCTGGACTGCGGAGGTATTCGACGCCCGTCGAGCACCGTCCCAAACCGCTTAATACACGTGTGATCCATCGTGCATCCCACTGCATCTCGCGCAGAGCTGGAAGCGTGTCAAGCGTGTCGGAAGGGTGCGCCGCCCTTGAGTGGGTGGAGGGGGACCGTCGGTCGCACCAGCCGCTCGCCCCTCGGAGTTCTGACGCGAATCTGACGCGGGCGAGTGGCGGCGAGTCGACCTGTAGGCGGCGTTTGGTTCGTCTCTGCCTGTACCATCGACCCATGTCCTTCCAGCGGATCAGCGTTGATCATCGGGTCATGGGGGGCGTTCCGTGCATCCACGGCACGCGAATCCCGGTCGCCACGCTGATCAGCGCGCTTGCTGAGGGAATCACGAGCGAGCAGCTGCTCGCCGACTTCCCGCAGCTCTCTTCCGAGGACATTGCGGAAGCGCTTCGCTACGCAGCGGCCGCCGTCGAGGAACGGGAGCTCCCGCTTCGCCCCACCGGGTGAGGTTCCTCGTCGACGA
This window harbors:
- a CDS encoding inositol monophosphatase family protein, whose translation is MNGVDDLQLAFEASDEAAKLALSHFEAGVSTTLKADGTPVTEADRAVERLLREKLSEARPDDALLGEELGQLGSSERVWILDPIDGTRFFSRGDPNWRIHIALLVRGSTEVAPVTSPALGRCWWASRDGGAFESSWPREESEMRRLEVSTTSNFADAALTPRTTRPELASHRVLFARR
- a CDS encoding VOC family protein, encoding MLVPELDVTSLVTSLRFYLEVLEFRMLLDRPEERFAYLERDGAELMIQEAAGPGRRFHTAPLDLPFGRGVNVQLLVADVDDVYARAVAADVNVVVPIEERWYRVDVAETGGRRQVKGPIEAGNRQFVLADPDGYLWRPFSDLGTRPITN
- a CDS encoding DUF433 domain-containing protein, which gives rise to MSFQRISVDHRVMGGVPCIHGTRIPVATLISALAEGITSEQLLADFPQLSSEDIAEALRYAAAAVEERELPLRPTG
- a CDS encoding dihydrofolate reductase family protein, which encodes MAKLIYVSNVSLDGYTEDERGAIDWAAPDDDVFVFITDLLRSVGTHLYGRRLYDTMAVWETDAALAAQSELSSDFANVWKSADKVVYSTTLAAVPTANTRLERHFDPGAVRDLKAAAARDLIVGGPNLASQAFKAGLVDECHLFIRPVVLGGRKPALPTGTRSQLELLDERRFSSGVVQLRYRPL
- a CDS encoding inositol monophosphatase family protein; its protein translation is MRGEIDAFLAEGFYIWDHAPWVLLVEEAGGRFTDRSGGSASDQGGGLYSNAVLHSQLLDWLHYPARP